A single window of Rhodamnia argentea isolate NSW1041297 chromosome 5, ASM2092103v1, whole genome shotgun sequence DNA harbors:
- the LOC115747462 gene encoding putative ankyrin repeat protein RF_0381: protein MASPSSTPLTELASQLDDGRGMARTIADAKDDNECGALHFAAMDGNIELCKYLLEELKLEVNPKDVDGDTPLHHAVGFAHIETAKYLIDQGADPVIPNDKGMSVLHYSAGSGNIELMSFLLSKGVNIDCQSSLGSPLFFSAGCGQQDAVKFLLEHHANPNAEIADRLTPLFASVTNSSLECLKLLIQWGAEVNVTLPEEGTLLHVAASGGNLDVINCLLEAGADPNVQNEDGMIPIQLAAKSGNRAAVEMLFPKTAKIQTIPWSVDGIMVHVAEHGDMQASGDAKQKAAEARSRGDDAFQRKDYQAAVGAYQQAIDFDPDDATLLFKRSLCWIHLGQTELALVAFRMGPGGI from the exons ATGGCATCTCCTTCGTCTACTCCCCTCAcag AGTTGGCTTCGCAACTCGATGATGGGAGAGGGATGGCAAGAACTATTGCGGATGCTAAGGACGATAATGAATGTGGGGCGCTTCATTTTGCCGCGATGGACGGCAATATCGAACTGTGCAAGTACTTGTTGGAGGAGTTGAAGCTTGAAGTGAACCCGAAAGATGTCGACG gTGACACTCCCCTTCATCATGCTGTTGGGTTTGCGCATATTGAAACAGCAAAGTATCTAATAGATCAAGGTGCCGATCCTGTTATACCCAATGATAAGGGTATGTCGGTATTGCATTACTCTGCTGGGTCAG GGAACATCGAATTGATGAGCTTTCTACTTTCTAAAGGGGTCAACATTGATTGTCAAAGCTCTTTAGGCagccctttatttttttctgctgGCTGTGGTCAGCAAGATGCTGTAAAATTTCTCTTAGAGCATCATGCCAAC CCCAATGCAGAAATTGCTGATCGTTTAACTCCGCTCTTTGCATCTGTCACTAACAGTTCGCTCGAATGCTTAAAGCTGTTGATTCAG TGGGGTGCCGAGGTGAATGTTACTTTGCCTGAAGAAGGAACACTTCTGCACGTTGCTGCTTCCGGGGGGAACCTCGACGTCATAAATTGCTTACTAGAAGCAGGAGCTGATCCCAATGTCCAAAACGAG GATGGGATGATACCCATACAACTCGCAGCGAAAAGTGGCAATCGCGCAGCCGTGGAGATGCTTTTTCCAAAGACTGCAAAAATCCAAACTATTCCATGGAGTGTGGATGGAATCATGGTGCATGTGGCTGAACATGGTGATATGCAG GCGAGTGGAGATGCAAAACAGAAAGCTGCAGAAGCAAGATCAAGGGGAGATGATGCTTTTCAAAGAAAGGACTATCAAGCAGCCGTAGGCGCTTACCAACAA GCAATAGACTTTGATCCAGATGACGCCACTTTGCTTTTCAAGCGAAGTCTTTGCTGGATTCACTTGGGACAAACTGAACTCGCTCTAGTTGCTTTTCGAATGGGGCCCGGAGGAATTTAA
- the LOC115747463 gene encoding glycine--tRNA ligase, mitochondrial 1-like: MEEQPRFSIHEALADDGAVTREEFRETVIKALKDCRFYGPGGYGLPGNAIKLSVLGLWKQHFALEENMRDMVCPYVMPDGVKETVPMVKDEETGVCYRADHLLKDFCNEILQKDLNICADKAVELKHVLATVDDLSADELGAKIKEYGITAPVTRNPLSDACLFTRKIKMSKHLVPPFLDELYIRPEPLDAGYEYLEPLLHNSKDLPVATAHIRPAYREKIDPRKERLTVHQFTVAEIQHFVDPEDKTHGKFSAVADVETFMLSRERKISHQSAIRRRLGEAVSEGTVNNENLGYFIGRVSLFLTQLGIGEAHVRFRQRYGNELAPHAADCWTAEIECSYGWVQCADIADRSAYDLRTHTEKIGVSLVSHEEFAEPREVEKLLIVPNEKKIGLACEGNEKMVVESLLAMSEEEALQMKAALASKGKVAFTLRIMGRRATIHDDMVEISTKRMREHQRVFTPSVIELSFGIERIMHCLFEHSFYTRPGQAGNEQVNVFRFPLLVAPLECAVFPLRKAPEYESVVQLISRSLTAAGVSHRNYIAGNTIREAYARNDELGVPFAITVHLQVDVTIRERDSEDQVRVSVGEAASVVKEMIDGHRTWSDIWSSFPHHTPASAEEDE, translated from the exons ATGGAGGAACAACCACGTTTCTCCATTCACGAAGCCCTCGCCGACGACGGCGCCGTCACGAGGGAGGAGTTCCGTGAGACGGTGATCAAGGCCCTCAAGGACTGCAGATTCTACGGTCCCGGCGGCTACGGCTTGCCTGGCAACGCCATCAAGTTGAGCGTGTTGGGGCTGTGGAAACAG CATTTTGCTCTCGAGGAGAACATGCGGGACATGGTCTGCCCTTATGTCATGCCGGATGGGGTGAAAGAGACGGTTCCCATGGTGAAAGATGAGGAAACTGGGGTCTGCTATCGAGCCGACCATCTGCTCAAAGATTTTTGCAATGAGATCCTCCAAAAGGATTTGAACATCTGTGCCGACAAGGCTGTCGAGCTAAAGCATGTTCTTGCGACTGTGGATGATCTCTCTGCTGATGAATTGGGTGCCAAGATAAAAGAATATGGCATCACTGCTCCTGTCACCAGAAACCCTCTCTCCGATGCTTGTCTGTTCACGAGGAAGATAAAAATGTCCAAACACCTGGTGCCGCCTTTCCTCGATGA ACTGTACATACGACCTGAACCACTAGACGCCGGCTATGAATACCTCGAGCCCCTGCTGCATAACAGCAAGGATCTTCCCGTTGCCACCGCTCATATCCGTCCGGCTTACAGGGAAAAG ATCGATCCTCGCAAGGAACGTCTGACCGTTCATCAGTTCACTGTCGCTGAGATCCAGCATTTTGTCGATCCGGAAGACAAAACCCATGGTAAGTTTTCTGCAGTTGCAGATGTGGAAACTTTTATGCTCTCAAGGGAACGAAAGATTTCTCACCAATCTGCGATTAGAAGACGGCTTGGTGAAGCAGTTTCAGAG GGAACTGTTAACAATGAGAATCTCGGCTACTTCATTGGAAGAGTCTCTTTATTTTTAACTCAACTTGGCATAGGCGAGGCACACGTGCGGTTTAGGCAGCGTTACGGCAACGAATTGGCTCCCCATGCAGCAGATTGTTGGACTGCTGAGATTGAGTGTTCCTATGGATGGGTTCAGTGTGCTGATATTGCAGATAGGTCGGCATATGATTTACGAACACATACG GAGAAAATTGGAGTGTCTCTTGTTTCCCATGAAGAATTTGCTGAACCCAGAGAAGTGGAG AAACTGTTAATTGTTCCAAACGAGAAGAAAATAGGTCTTGCCTGTGAGGGGAATGAAAAGATGGTGGTTGAATCGCTCTTG GCAATGAGTGAAGAGGAAGCTTTGCAGATGAAGGCTGCTTTAGCATCCAAAGGAAAGGTTGCATTTACTCTGCGCATAATGGGGAGGAGGGCAACAATCCACGATGACATGGTCGAAATTTCTACGAAGAGGATGAGGGAACATCAGAGGGTTTTCACACCATCTGTTATTGAACTGTCTTTTGGCATTGAACGCATAATGCACTGCCTTTTTGAGCATTCTTTCTATACAAGGCCCGGCCAAGCGGGGAATGAACAAGTAAATGTGTTCCGCTTCCCTCTACTTGTAGCGCCTTTGGAATGTGCAGTTTTCCCACTGAGAAAGGCACCAGAGTATGAGTCGGTTGTTCAACTTATTAGCAGATCACTGACTGCTGCTGGTGTTTCTCACAGGAATTACATTGCAG GCAACACCATAAGGGAGGCATATGCGAGAAACGACGAGCTTGGCGTGCCGTTTGCAATCACTGTCCATTTGCAAGTTGATGTGACCATTCGAGAGAGGGACAGCGAAGATCAAGTTCGAGTGAGCGTCGGGGAAGCGGCCTCAGTGGTGAAGGAGATGATCGATGGGCACAGGACCTGGTCCGACATATGGTCGAGTTTCCCACATCATACACCTGCATCtgctgaagaagatgaatag
- the LOC115747519 gene encoding translocon-associated protein subunit beta-like isoform X4, with the protein MAEPIVKPVISALVALVLVSSSLAASEVVPFIVAHKKASLGRLKAGAERVSVTVDIYNRGTSSAYDVSLADNSWPSDVFAIVSGNTSRTWERIDSGGLVSHSFELEVKEKGMFAGAPAVITFRIPTKAALQEAYSTPILPLNILADRPPQQKIDWAKFIFNL; encoded by the exons ATGGCGGAACCGATCGTGAAGCCGGTGATCTCCGCTCTCGTAGCTCTGGTCCTCGTCTCGTCGAGCCTCGCCGCTTCGGAGGTCGTGCCTTTCATCGTCGCGCACAAGAAGGCCTCCCTCGGCCGGCTCAAAGCCGGCGCCGAGCGCGTCTCCGTGACCGTCGACATCTACAATCGCGGGACTTC GTCTGCTTATGATGTGAGCCTTGCGGATAATAGTTGGCCGTCGGATGTTTTTGCTATTGTCAGCGGAAACACATCTAGGACATGGGAAAGGATCGACAG TGGTGGTCTCGTATCGCACTCTTTTGAATTGGAGGTCAAAGAAAAAGGGATGTTCGCTGGGGCCCCTGCAGTAATTACATTCCGAATCCCCACTAAAGCTGCTCTTCAG GAGGCCTATTCTACTCCTATACTGCCTCTCAATATCCTCGCAGATAGACCACCACAGCAGAAGATTGACTGG GCTAAG TTCATTTTCAACCTTTGA
- the LOC115747519 gene encoding translocon-associated protein subunit beta-like isoform X3: MAEPIVKPVISALVALVLVSSSLAASEVVPFIVAHKKASLGRLKAGAERVSVTVDIYNRGTSSAYDVSLADNSWPSDVFAIVSGNTSRTWERIDSGGLVSHSFELEVKEKGMFAGAPAVITFRIPTKAALQEAYSTPILPLNILADRPPQQKIDWAKLPERIRLLTDVLLEQCHLPMERT; this comes from the exons ATGGCGGAACCGATCGTGAAGCCGGTGATCTCCGCTCTCGTAGCTCTGGTCCTCGTCTCGTCGAGCCTCGCCGCTTCGGAGGTCGTGCCTTTCATCGTCGCGCACAAGAAGGCCTCCCTCGGCCGGCTCAAAGCCGGCGCCGAGCGCGTCTCCGTGACCGTCGACATCTACAATCGCGGGACTTC GTCTGCTTATGATGTGAGCCTTGCGGATAATAGTTGGCCGTCGGATGTTTTTGCTATTGTCAGCGGAAACACATCTAGGACATGGGAAAGGATCGACAG TGGTGGTCTCGTATCGCACTCTTTTGAATTGGAGGTCAAAGAAAAAGGGATGTTCGCTGGGGCCCCTGCAGTAATTACATTCCGAATCCCCACTAAAGCTGCTCTTCAG GAGGCCTATTCTACTCCTATACTGCCTCTCAATATCCTCGCAGATAGACCACCACAGCAGAAGATTGACTGG GCTAAG TTACCTGAAAGAATTAGGCTTCTGACCGATGTCCTTCTCGAGCAATGTCATCTACCGATGGAACGTACATGA
- the LOC115747519 gene encoding translocon-associated protein subunit beta-like isoform X1 has product MAEPIVKPVISALVALVLVSSSLAASEVVPFIVAHKKASLGRLKAGAERVSVTVDIYNRGTSSAYDVSLADNSWPSDVFAIVSGNTSRTWERIDSGGLVSHSFELEVKEKGMFAGAPAVITFRIPTKAALQEAYSTPILPLNILADRPPQQKIDWAKRLLAQYGSLVSVISSVVLFVYLISTPSKSSATKGSKKRR; this is encoded by the exons ATGGCGGAACCGATCGTGAAGCCGGTGATCTCCGCTCTCGTAGCTCTGGTCCTCGTCTCGTCGAGCCTCGCCGCTTCGGAGGTCGTGCCTTTCATCGTCGCGCACAAGAAGGCCTCCCTCGGCCGGCTCAAAGCCGGCGCCGAGCGCGTCTCCGTGACCGTCGACATCTACAATCGCGGGACTTC GTCTGCTTATGATGTGAGCCTTGCGGATAATAGTTGGCCGTCGGATGTTTTTGCTATTGTCAGCGGAAACACATCTAGGACATGGGAAAGGATCGACAG TGGTGGTCTCGTATCGCACTCTTTTGAATTGGAGGTCAAAGAAAAAGGGATGTTCGCTGGGGCCCCTGCAGTAATTACATTCCGAATCCCCACTAAAGCTGCTCTTCAG GAGGCCTATTCTACTCCTATACTGCCTCTCAATATCCTCGCAGATAGACCACCACAGCAGAAGATTGACTGG GCTAAG AGGTTGCTGGCACAGTATGGATCTCTAGTTTCTGTAATTTCCAGTGTGGTTCTCTTTGTGTACTTGATCTCCACACCATCGAAATCAAGTGCTACAAAAGGTAGCAAGAAAAGGCGCTGA
- the LOC115747519 gene encoding translocon-associated protein subunit beta-like isoform X2, with protein sequence MAEPIVKPVISALVALVLVSSSLAASEVVPFIVAHKKASLGRLKAGAERVSVTVDIYNRGTSSAYDVSLADNSWPSDVFAIVSGNTSRTWERIDSGGLVSHSFELEVKEKGMFAGAPAVITFRIPTKAALQEAYSTPILPLNILADRPPQQKIDWAKVRANGSFPFGMYCEVLWLIALVPWL encoded by the exons ATGGCGGAACCGATCGTGAAGCCGGTGATCTCCGCTCTCGTAGCTCTGGTCCTCGTCTCGTCGAGCCTCGCCGCTTCGGAGGTCGTGCCTTTCATCGTCGCGCACAAGAAGGCCTCCCTCGGCCGGCTCAAAGCCGGCGCCGAGCGCGTCTCCGTGACCGTCGACATCTACAATCGCGGGACTTC GTCTGCTTATGATGTGAGCCTTGCGGATAATAGTTGGCCGTCGGATGTTTTTGCTATTGTCAGCGGAAACACATCTAGGACATGGGAAAGGATCGACAG TGGTGGTCTCGTATCGCACTCTTTTGAATTGGAGGTCAAAGAAAAAGGGATGTTCGCTGGGGCCCCTGCAGTAATTACATTCCGAATCCCCACTAAAGCTGCTCTTCAG GAGGCCTATTCTACTCCTATACTGCCTCTCAATATCCTCGCAGATAGACCACCACAGCAGAAGATTGACTGG GCTAAGG TGAGGGCAAACGGGAGTTTTCCATTTGGAATGTACTGTGAGGTTTTGTGGCTTATAGCTTTGGTGCCGTGGCTCTAA
- the LOC115747523 gene encoding protein CYSTEINE-RICH TRANSMEMBRANE MODULE 10-like isoform X1 translates to MSYQRAPHDPYPPPGYPSAPPPPPGYPSAPPFEAYPYPPPPGPPPPPRPPFEGYQGYFAGAYPPPPPQPQLPHYHHHHYDHSHCNDQPGCASFLRGWRIGKELLTVPFSVLSSLAALCCCCMMEECCFFLR, encoded by the exons ATGAGCTACCAGAGAGCTCCTCACGACCCTTACCCTCCACCAG GGTACCCATCTGCTCCCCCTCCGCCGCCGGGTTACCCTTCGGCTCCGCCGTTCGAAGCCTATCCGTACCCTCCGCCCCCggggccgccgccgccgcctcgaCCGCCCTTCGAGGGGTATCAGGGGTATTTCGCCGGAGCGtatcctcctccgccgccgcagCCGCAGCTGCCTCATTACCACCATCACCACTATGATCATAGCCACTGTAATGATCAGCCGGGCTGTGCTTCCTTTTTGCGGGGCTG GAGAATAGGAAAGGAATTGTTAACTGTGCCCTTTTCTGTGTTGTCCAGCCTTGCTGcgctctgctgctgctgcatgATGGAGGAATGCTGCTTCTTTCTTCGCTGA
- the LOC115747523 gene encoding protein CYSTEINE-RICH TRANSMEMBRANE MODULE 10-like isoform X2 has product MSYQRAPHDPYPPPGYPSAPPPPPGYPSAPPFEAYPYPPPPGPPPPPRPPFEGYQGYFAGAYPPPPPQPQLPHYHHHHYDHSHCNDQPGCASFLRGCLAALCCCCMMEECCFFLR; this is encoded by the exons ATGAGCTACCAGAGAGCTCCTCACGACCCTTACCCTCCACCAG GGTACCCATCTGCTCCCCCTCCGCCGCCGGGTTACCCTTCGGCTCCGCCGTTCGAAGCCTATCCGTACCCTCCGCCCCCggggccgccgccgccgcctcgaCCGCCCTTCGAGGGGTATCAGGGGTATTTCGCCGGAGCGtatcctcctccgccgccgcagCCGCAGCTGCCTCATTACCACCATCACCACTATGATCATAGCCACTGTAATGATCAGCCGGGCTGTGCTTCCTTTTTGCGGGGCTG CCTTGCTGcgctctgctgctgctgcatgATGGAGGAATGCTGCTTCTTTCTTCGCTGA